The Candidatus Hydrogenedentota bacterium genome window below encodes:
- a CDS encoding sugar phosphate isomerase/epimerase: protein MAAKIKGVKAIEVSQKDITPDFPVKELKRILKDYALLCSGVAGDLSADRRFAWGAFGHQHPKTRNAAIDEGRKAVDMARSLAATEVTLKLHSDGFDYPFHIDYTTHWNTVISSIKTIAKYASPDINVAIAYKPRDPRKFATVSSVGKALSLCQEIAMKNVGVAMGFSHALMAGETPAESIAFLTRASKLFTVYFSDNYRLWDDMLMPGSVHMWELLEALFYLKTTKFKGWSVIDMLPQRVDPAQACQIAIGNLSIFWKKLEKLDPNELRKAQKTLDAVESQRIIRRVMLQG, encoded by the coding sequence ATGGCTGCCAAGATCAAGGGAGTCAAGGCGATAGAGGTCAGCCAAAAGGACATCACCCCCGATTTTCCGGTGAAGGAATTGAAGCGAATCCTGAAGGACTACGCGCTTCTCTGCTCGGGCGTAGCGGGGGATCTCTCGGCGGATCGCCGGTTCGCGTGGGGCGCATTCGGACATCAACACCCGAAGACGCGAAACGCCGCAATAGACGAAGGCCGGAAAGCGGTGGACATGGCGCGCAGCCTTGCGGCGACGGAAGTTACGCTCAAACTGCACAGCGACGGGTTCGACTACCCGTTCCATATTGATTACACGACCCATTGGAACACGGTGATTTCGTCGATTAAGACAATTGCGAAGTACGCATCGCCGGACATCAATGTTGCCATTGCCTACAAGCCGCGCGACCCGCGAAAGTTCGCGACGGTTTCCAGCGTTGGCAAGGCGTTGTCGCTTTGTCAGGAAATTGCGATGAAGAACGTTGGTGTGGCGATGGGTTTCTCACACGCGCTGATGGCCGGCGAGACGCCCGCGGAATCGATAGCATTTCTCACCCGCGCCAGCAAGCTGTTTACCGTATACTTCAGCGACAACTACCGTCTCTGGGACGACATGCTGATGCCCGGAAGCGTGCATATGTGGGAATTGCTCGAGGCGTTGTTCTACCTGAAGACCACGAAGTTCAAAGGCTGGAGCGTTATCGACATGTTGCCGCAGCGGGTGGACCCTGCGCAGGCCTGCCAGATCGCGATTGGCAATCTTTCGATTTTCTGGAAGAAGCTGGAAAAGCTCGATCCGAACGAGTTGCGCAAGGCGCAGAAGACGCTCGACGCCGTCGAGAGCCAGCGGATTATCCGGCGGGTCATGCTGCAAGGATAG
- a CDS encoding HEAT repeat domain-containing protein, with the protein MNVCTIQRVSCGPTSLRVATLLIVSATLACLAQQTSPNPATENRGTSNAYLEGFIPLGPPTLEELKKQAVATESKQAAKRRERTKPTAADNSASDLLVQMLQSTDAEIRARAVEGLAGDAAKDAAPLLLIALADRDGQVRDAAERALTNVPKDVLVSSLVGVLGWGDPVVAKSVDAALPRLRDTIEAPLIVRFESRETPRVERMAAAYCLGRIGSQRAGVPLAGEIWGDDLTLAFYCADALSSVENPNLLGEFVRMAAHPQVQMRVAAYRGLARIGGDDARKTLIEAASGRAERDTAARKIAIRLLAYVPNEEVVEFLMDQVRANAGLVAPSTDALAALFGLPYGLARERWLEWYREVWEPQKAASTPPPPTARASTNPSSGVPIGFPEGGFPFLP; encoded by the coding sequence ATGAACGTCTGCACCATACAGCGCGTTTCGTGCGGACCCACTTCCCTTCGGGTCGCGACGTTGTTGATTGTCAGCGCGACGCTTGCGTGCCTCGCCCAACAAACTTCGCCAAATCCGGCGACCGAGAACCGCGGGACATCGAACGCGTATTTGGAGGGTTTCATCCCGCTGGGCCCGCCGACCCTGGAGGAACTCAAGAAACAAGCTGTGGCAACCGAGTCGAAACAGGCTGCCAAACGGCGCGAACGGACCAAACCCACTGCGGCCGACAACAGCGCGTCGGACCTGCTCGTACAGATGCTTCAATCGACGGATGCGGAGATTCGCGCGCGCGCCGTCGAAGGTCTCGCCGGCGATGCCGCAAAAGACGCCGCCCCGCTCCTGCTCATCGCGCTGGCCGATCGCGATGGGCAAGTCCGTGACGCTGCGGAGCGGGCCTTGACGAACGTTCCGAAGGACGTGTTGGTCAGTTCACTCGTGGGCGTGTTGGGTTGGGGGGACCCCGTCGTTGCGAAGAGTGTCGACGCGGCGCTTCCGCGACTGCGCGACACGATAGAGGCGCCCCTAATCGTGCGCTTCGAGTCGCGCGAAACGCCCCGAGTCGAACGCATGGCCGCGGCGTATTGCCTGGGGCGCATCGGTAGTCAGCGCGCGGGAGTGCCGCTTGCCGGAGAAATTTGGGGCGACGATCTCACGCTCGCTTTCTACTGCGCGGATGCCCTGTCGAGCGTCGAGAACCCAAACCTGCTCGGCGAGTTTGTCCGCATGGCCGCGCATCCGCAGGTGCAAATGCGCGTCGCGGCATACCGTGGACTGGCGCGAATAGGGGGGGACGATGCGCGCAAGACGTTGATCGAAGCCGCGAGCGGACGCGCCGAGCGCGACACCGCCGCGCGAAAGATCGCGATTCGACTGCTGGCCTACGTTCCAAACGAGGAAGTAGTCGAGTTTCTCATGGATCAGGTACGCGCCAACGCCGGTTTGGTGGCTCCATCGACTGACGCGTTGGCCGCATTGTTCGGTTTGCCTTACGGATTGGCGCGCGAGCGATGGCTCGAATGGTACAGAGAAGTGTGGGAACCCCAAAAGGCCGCAAGCACACCGCCGCCGCCAACGGCGCGCGCCAGCACCAATCCGAGTTCCGGCGTACCCATCGGATTTCCGGAAGGGGGTTTCCCATTTCTTCCTTAA
- a CDS encoding PmoA family protein produces the protein MGTPKGRKHTAAANGARQHQSEFRRTHRISGRGFPISSLTSAEFLTHSTNPLSSFVRTHTGARARNRARNRNRPSPIHQSATYYSVAVLALAVVASIASPSARAEIAIAESTDKLEIRIADKPFATYVWSDPNIVRPYFCNVHAPNGAQVTRSYPTDPVINKGNDDHATMHPGIWLAFGDVNGLDVWRNKARVWHAHFVEKPFSDDDHATFTVLNVYDPLTGSSDASFYETCRYDVYALDIGWFIIAQSAFQSRKGEIRFGDQEEMGLGVRMQTPLTVKFGNGTILNSQKGRNEYGTWGFPAKWCSAYGKVDDAFVGATIMPGPDNFRTSWYHSRDYGLVVANPFGKKAMTAANKDEVPPDVTIVPRSNVFRLMFGVFVFSTTLEPDNTSAFEWFTELLSQCEPPKPPVELLQDDQRIGPLEIEVRVNPSTADPEPAR, from the coding sequence GTGGGAACCCCAAAAGGCCGCAAGCACACCGCCGCCGCCAACGGCGCGCGCCAGCACCAATCCGAGTTCCGGCGTACCCATCGGATTTCCGGAAGGGGGTTTCCCATTTCTTCCTTAACATCGGCAGAATTTCTTACGCACTCCACGAACCCGCTTTCTTCGTTCGTTCGTACTCATACTGGTGCTCGTGCTCGTAATCGTGCTCGTAATCGTAATCGACCATCGCCGATCCACCAGTCCGCCACTTACTACTCAGTTGCCGTACTCGCACTCGCGGTCGTCGCGTCAATCGCATCACCATCCGCACGAGCGGAAATCGCTATCGCCGAATCAACCGACAAGCTCGAAATCCGAATCGCGGACAAACCCTTCGCCACCTACGTCTGGTCCGACCCAAATATCGTGCGGCCCTACTTCTGCAACGTTCACGCGCCGAACGGCGCACAGGTCACCCGTTCGTACCCAACCGATCCCGTTATCAACAAGGGCAACGACGACCACGCGACGATGCACCCCGGCATCTGGCTGGCATTCGGCGACGTGAACGGTCTTGACGTGTGGCGGAACAAGGCGCGTGTGTGGCACGCGCACTTTGTGGAGAAACCGTTCTCCGACGACGATCACGCCACGTTCACCGTGCTGAATGTTTACGATCCGTTGACGGGATCGAGTGATGCCTCGTTCTACGAGACCTGCCGGTATGACGTGTACGCGCTCGATATCGGCTGGTTCATCATCGCGCAGTCCGCGTTTCAGTCCCGCAAAGGCGAAATCCGCTTCGGCGATCAGGAGGAAATGGGGCTGGGCGTGCGCATGCAGACGCCGCTCACCGTAAAGTTCGGCAACGGCACAATTCTTAACAGCCAGAAAGGCCGCAACGAGTACGGCACCTGGGGGTTCCCCGCGAAGTGGTGCAGCGCGTACGGAAAGGTGGACGACGCGTTTGTCGGTGCGACGATCATGCCGGGCCCGGATAACTTCCGCACCAGTTGGTACCACTCGCGCGACTACGGACTTGTCGTCGCGAACCCGTTCGGAAAGAAGGCTATGACCGCGGCGAACAAAGACGAAGTCCCGCCCGATGTGACAATCGTGCCACGGAGCAACGTGTTTCGCCTCATGTTTGGCGTGTTTGTGTTCTCTACAACGTTAGAGCCCGACAATACGTCCGCGTTCGAGTGGTTCACGGAACTGCTTTCGCAATGCGAACCGCCGAAACCGCCCGTCGAACTCTTGCAGGACGATCAGCGAATAGGGCCCCTCGAGATCGAGGTTCGAGTCAATCCGAGCACTGCGGACCCCGAACCCGCCCGTTGA
- a CDS encoding PmoA family protein, producing the protein MVANARGGVLWLAILAPAILIPSAASSPLTVEAVPASQEIRINIAGKHFTSYKFAETQKYPYLYPVAAPASGASVTTESSEPYPHHHSLFFGCDKVNGNNYWQDENEQGQILSQGPKIIEASGNRVVIEDTCLWQRAGAEPDIRDTRTIVVAAPSDSVRRIDFEITLEPLKDVRIEKTNHSLFAARVVPELSVTNGGRLVNAEGKEKEAGTYGVPSPWCSYSSERDGVREGIAIFQHSTNRWYPSQWFTRDYGFFSPTPMYWLPDGHLDLPKGERLTLRYRVVVYSGDVDIGALFAEYADNPPNTNQSTVRQRAGSGSAVLGLTRTSISRGPIR; encoded by the coding sequence ATGGTTGCGAACGCGCGCGGCGGAGTGCTTTGGCTCGCAATCCTGGCACCGGCGATCCTCATTCCCTCGGCCGCTTCGTCCCCACTGACCGTAGAAGCGGTACCGGCCTCGCAAGAGATTCGGATCAATATTGCAGGGAAGCATTTCACGTCCTATAAGTTCGCCGAGACGCAGAAGTACCCCTATCTGTATCCCGTCGCCGCTCCCGCGAGCGGCGCGTCCGTGACGACGGAAAGTTCGGAACCGTACCCGCACCATCATTCGTTGTTCTTCGGATGCGACAAGGTGAACGGCAACAACTACTGGCAGGATGAGAACGAGCAGGGCCAGATTCTGTCGCAAGGCCCGAAGATTATTGAGGCGTCGGGAAATCGGGTGGTGATCGAGGATACCTGTCTCTGGCAACGCGCGGGCGCGGAACCGGATATCCGCGATACGCGCACCATCGTCGTGGCCGCGCCCTCGGATTCGGTCCGCAGAATCGATTTTGAAATTACGCTCGAACCGCTGAAGGACGTACGCATCGAAAAGACAAACCATTCGCTGTTCGCGGCACGCGTTGTGCCCGAGTTGAGCGTGACGAATGGCGGACGGCTGGTCAATGCGGAAGGCAAAGAGAAGGAAGCGGGCACGTACGGCGTGCCGTCGCCCTGGTGCAGCTACAGCAGTGAGCGTGACGGCGTGCGCGAGGGTATTGCCATTTTCCAGCATTCAACGAATCGCTGGTATCCGTCGCAATGGTTCACGCGCGACTATGGGTTCTTCTCCCCCACGCCAATGTATTGGCTGCCGGACGGACATCTTGATCTGCCAAAGGGTGAACGCCTGACGTTGCGCTATCGTGTCGTTGTGTATTCGGGCGACGTGGATATCGGCGCGCTGTTCGCGGAATATGCGGACAACCCGCCGAACACGAACCAAAGTACCGTTCGTCAACGGGCGGGTTCGGGGTCCGCAGTGCTCGGATTGACTCGAACCTCGATCTCGAGGGGCCCTATTCGCTGA